From the genome of Verrucomicrobiia bacterium, one region includes:
- a CDS encoding dihydropteroate synthase → MGSTPAKRTIGIYDRAATHYSCRVLTLEQLSDLFAQHRAAAAVRVAEFTLGGQPFAFNSQSAIMGVVNLSADSWYRESVCLTADSAIQRGKRLAAEGAQIVDLGAESTLAHAARVTAGGQNSQLLPVIRELRAAQILVSVETYEPTVTRACLEAGANLLNLTGTEHGDEIFHLVAAHEAAVILCYVQGRNVREVGDFDLRTDPIPMLHDFFARRIEAAQRCGVKRIFIDPGLGFYYRNLQDSAVRIRHQMRVFLNTFRLRTLGFPVCQALPHAFEYFREEVRCAEPFFAVLAALGKTDLFRTHEVPRIKAVLDTLQAY, encoded by the coding sequence GTGGGTTCGACTCCCGCCAAGCGCACCATCGGCATTTACGATCGCGCCGCAACCCACTACTCTTGCCGGGTGCTGACCCTCGAACAGCTTTCAGATTTATTTGCACAACATCGCGCCGCTGCCGCCGTGCGGGTGGCGGAATTCACGCTTGGCGGTCAGCCGTTCGCTTTCAATTCCCAATCCGCCATCATGGGGGTGGTGAATCTTTCCGCAGATTCCTGGTATCGCGAGAGCGTTTGTCTCACTGCGGACAGCGCCATCCAGCGCGGCAAACGGCTGGCGGCGGAGGGGGCGCAAATTGTGGATTTGGGCGCGGAATCCACGCTGGCGCACGCGGCGCGAGTCACGGCTGGCGGACAAAACTCCCAACTACTGCCGGTCATTCGAGAATTGCGCGCCGCGCAGATTTTGGTGTCGGTGGAAACCTATGAACCGACCGTGACGCGCGCTTGTCTCGAGGCCGGGGCCAATCTCCTCAATCTTACCGGCACCGAGCATGGCGATGAAATTTTCCATCTGGTGGCGGCTCACGAAGCGGCGGTGATCCTTTGTTACGTGCAGGGGCGTAACGTGCGTGAGGTGGGCGATTTTGATTTGCGAACCGATCCGATTCCGATGCTGCACGATTTTTTTGCGCGCCGCATCGAAGCCGCGCAACGCTGCGGCGTGAAACGCATCTTCATTGATCCGGGTCTGGGATTTTATTACCGCAATTTACAAGACAGTGCGGTGCGAATTCGACATCAGATGCGCGTGTTCCTCAACACGTTTCGCCTGCGGACCCTGGGTTTTCCGGTTTGTCAGGCGCTGCCACATGCCTTCGAATATTTTCGGGAAGAAGTGCGTTGCGCCGAGCCGTTCTTCGCCGTGCTGGCGGCGCTGGGCAAAACCGACCTGTTCCGCACGCACGAAGTGCCACGCATCAAAGCCGTGCTGGACACGCTCCAGGCTTACTGA
- a CDS encoding L-histidine N(alpha)-methyltransferase, which translates to MLSVVNVAIHSSQTPENIQRALRHSLRTRRINHQFHYDSVQQTNQWLALHQVYSPSRNDADCAATYNRAFAAVADQIRSRAVHLIGLGCGGGQKDTRLLRRLRARGKQLSYAPVDVSTAMVLVAHQTARAVLPPENLFPLVCDLAVARDLPAVLETPTAPRAARLITFFGMIPNFEPEKILPRLSQLVRRQDRLLFSANLAPGANYAQGMRRILPQYDNPLTREWLLTFLLHLGVARTDGEIKFRIERGITGLQRVVAHFHFHRARRITVAGETIPFPRGTKVRLFFSYRYTPELAQQHLAKVGLRVRTQWVTRSGEEGVFLCERQ; encoded by the coding sequence ATGTTGTCTGTGGTCAACGTCGCCATCCATTCCAGTCAAACGCCGGAAAACATCCAGCGTGCGCTGCGGCACTCGCTGCGCACCCGCCGCATCAATCATCAATTTCATTACGATTCCGTTCAGCAGACCAATCAGTGGCTCGCGTTGCACCAGGTCTATTCGCCGTCGCGGAATGATGCCGATTGCGCGGCGACCTATAATCGCGCGTTTGCCGCCGTCGCGGATCAAATCCGGTCGCGCGCGGTTCACTTGATCGGCTTGGGCTGCGGTGGCGGACAAAAGGACACGCGGTTGTTGCGACGGTTGCGCGCGCGCGGCAAGCAACTCAGCTACGCGCCGGTGGATGTCAGCACGGCCATGGTGCTGGTGGCGCACCAAACGGCGCGAGCGGTGCTGCCGCCGGAAAATTTGTTTCCGTTGGTGTGCGATCTCGCTGTCGCCCGAGATTTGCCGGCGGTTCTCGAGACGCCGACCGCGCCGCGCGCCGCGCGACTGATTACTTTCTTCGGCATGATCCCAAATTTTGAACCGGAGAAAATTCTGCCGCGGTTAAGCCAATTAGTGCGGCGCCAGGATCGGTTGCTCTTCAGTGCCAACCTCGCTCCCGGCGCGAATTACGCGCAAGGCATGAGGCGGATTCTGCCTCAATACGACAACCCACTGACTCGGGAATGGTTGTTGACCTTCTTGCTGCACCTGGGCGTTGCCCGCACGGATGGTGAAATAAAATTCCGCATCGAACGCGGGATTACCGGACTGCAACGCGTGGTGGCGCACTTTCATTTCCACCGCGCGCGCCGCATCACTGTGGCCGGCGAAACGATTCCCTTTCCGCGCGGCACAAAAGTGCGCCTGTTTTTCTCCTACCGCTACACGCCGGAATTGGCGCAACAACATTTGGCCAAGGTCGGACTGCGGGTGCGGACGCAATGGGTCACGCGCTCCGGCGAAGAAGGCGTGTTCCTGTGCGAACGTCAGTAA
- the infA gene encoding translation initiation factor IF-1 → MAKEEAIELTGTVTQVLPGTMFRVSLANGHEVLAHISGKMRKNWIRINVGDKVKVEISPYDLGKARITFREF, encoded by the coding sequence GTGGCAAAAGAAGAAGCAATTGAACTGACGGGAACGGTCACTCAGGTTCTGCCGGGAACCATGTTCCGTGTCTCTCTCGCCAACGGTCACGAAGTCCTCGCGCACATCTCCGGCAAAATGCGCAAAAATTGGATTCGTATCAATGTCGGGGACAAGGTCAAAGTCGAAATCTCACCGTACGATCTCGGCAAGGCGCGCATCACCTTCCGCGAGTTCTGA
- a CDS encoding GDSL-type esterase/lipase family protein, producing the protein MQTAIAFSPIRVGKLFRRARLFVALALLAHLVSARADESGSTNRCVIPAPRTEEKATNRFAELNQRVEENAGRAQLIFVGDSITQGWEGNGKEVWAKYYAPRNALNLGIGSDHTQHVLWRLDHGNLDGLHPRVAVVLIGVNNAPDASNTSRMILEGVTAVVAKLREKLPQTKILLLGIFPFREDFNPQRAKVLEVNQALHKLDDGEWIHFLDFGYIFLDRDGRIPKDMMRDAVHPTPHGYQLWAEIMEPKLAELMGDEPVKP; encoded by the coding sequence ATGCAAACCGCCATCGCTTTTAGCCCAATCCGCGTCGGAAAACTTTTTCGCCGCGCCCGACTCTTCGTCGCCTTGGCGCTCCTGGCCCATCTCGTCAGCGCGCGCGCCGATGAATCCGGCAGCACGAATCGTTGCGTCATTCCCGCGCCGCGCACGGAGGAAAAGGCCACGAACCGTTTTGCGGAATTGAATCAGCGCGTTGAGGAGAACGCCGGACGGGCCCAACTGATTTTCGTGGGCGACTCCATCACGCAGGGCTGGGAAGGCAACGGCAAGGAGGTTTGGGCCAAATACTACGCGCCTCGTAACGCGCTGAATCTCGGTATCGGCAGCGATCACACGCAGCATGTGCTCTGGCGACTGGACCACGGCAATCTCGACGGGTTGCATCCCCGGGTTGCGGTGGTGCTGATTGGCGTCAACAACGCGCCCGATGCGAGCAATACCTCGCGGATGATTTTGGAAGGCGTGACGGCGGTGGTGGCCAAATTGCGCGAAAAGCTGCCGCAAACCAAAATCCTGCTCCTCGGCATTTTTCCGTTTCGTGAAGATTTCAATCCGCAGCGCGCCAAGGTGCTGGAGGTGAATCAGGCATTGCACAAATTGGATGATGGCGAATGGATTCACTTCCTCGATTTCGGTTACATCTTCCTGGATCGCGACGGTCGGATTCCCAAGGACATGATGCGCGACGCGGTTCACCCAACGCCGCACGGCTATCAACTTTGGGCGGAAATCATGGAACCCAAGCTGGCTGAACTGATGGGCGACGAGCCCGTCAAACCGTGA
- a CDS encoding L-rhamnose isomerase: MSKTKSAERRLETAYQLARERYAGLGVNTDQVLRQLAKVPVSLHCWQGDDVGGFENFGGPLTGGIMATGNYPGKARTPDELRADATQALTLIPGRHRFNLHAFYGEFGGKKVDRNEIEPRHFRNWIAWAKSLGIGLDFNPTCFSHPKSASGFTLSHRDAGIRRFWIEHCQRSREIGAAMGRALGTPTVTNIWVPDGMKDTPADRRGPRERLRESLDTVFKKKLNPKHHLDAIEGKLFGIGAESYTVGMHEFYLGYAVQHQTLVCLDAGHYHPTENMADKISSVLCFVPEILLHVSRGVRWDSDHVVTLTDELNAIAQELVRGDYLGRTHLGLDFFDASINRLAAWVIGTRNMIRALCLAMLEPHARYKQLERAGDYTSRLALMEEAKTLPFGAVWDYYCLQQNVPVGEAWLAEVKSYEKNVLSQRA; this comes from the coding sequence ATGAGCAAAACCAAGTCTGCCGAGCGCCGTCTTGAAACGGCTTACCAACTCGCCCGCGAACGTTATGCTGGTCTGGGTGTGAACACCGACCAGGTGCTGCGCCAACTCGCCAAAGTGCCGGTGTCGTTGCATTGCTGGCAGGGCGACGATGTGGGTGGCTTCGAAAATTTTGGCGGCCCGCTGACCGGCGGCATCATGGCCACGGGTAATTATCCCGGCAAAGCGCGCACCCCGGATGAACTGCGCGCGGACGCCACCCAGGCGCTCACGCTGATTCCGGGCCGGCACCGTTTCAACCTGCACGCGTTCTACGGCGAATTCGGCGGCAAGAAGGTGGATCGCAACGAAATCGAGCCGCGCCATTTCCGCAACTGGATTGCGTGGGCCAAGTCGCTGGGCATCGGTTTGGATTTCAATCCCACCTGTTTCTCGCATCCGAAATCCGCCAGCGGTTTCACCCTCTCCCATCGCGACGCCGGCATCCGCCGGTTCTGGATCGAGCATTGCCAACGCAGCCGGGAAATCGGCGCCGCCATGGGCCGGGCGCTGGGCACGCCGACGGTGACCAACATCTGGGTGCCCGACGGCATGAAAGACACTCCGGCGGATCGGCGCGGTCCGCGCGAACGGTTGCGGGAATCGCTCGATACCGTGTTCAAAAAGAAACTGAACCCCAAGCACCATCTCGATGCCATCGAAGGCAAATTGTTCGGCATCGGCGCGGAAAGTTACACCGTGGGGATGCACGAGTTCTATCTCGGTTACGCGGTGCAACATCAAACGCTCGTTTGTTTGGACGCCGGGCACTATCACCCCACCGAGAACATGGCGGACAAAATTTCTTCCGTGCTCTGCTTCGTGCCGGAGATTTTGCTGCACGTCAGCCGCGGCGTGCGTTGGGACAGCGATCATGTGGTCACGCTTACCGATGAACTGAACGCCATCGCGCAGGAATTGGTGCGCGGCGATTACCTCGGCCGCACGCACCTTGGTCTCGATTTCTTCGATGCCAGCATCAACCGCCTCGCCGCCTGGGTCATCGGCACGCGCAACATGATTCGCGCGCTGTGTCTGGCAATGTTGGAGCCGCACGCCCGCTACAAACAGCTTGAACGCGCGGGCGATTACACGTCGCGTCTGGCGTTGATGGAGGAGGCGAAGACGTTGCCGTTCGGCGCGGTGTGGGATTATTATTGCCTGCAACAAAATGTTCCCGTTGGCGAAGCCTGGCTGGCCGAGGTGAAGAGTTATGAGAAAAATGTTTTGAGCCAACGCGCGTGA
- a CDS encoding rhamnulokinase: MANKVYLAVDLGAESGRVIAGVWNGKRLRLEEVNRFPNGGVVLADSLRWDLLRLWAEIQTGLALAQKKYGRQIVSIGADTWGVDFVLLNRRNEILGQPYHYRDARTRGALKRAFKQVPRAEIFAQSGLQFLEFNSLYQLLAWQRHAPELLDAVETLLFIPDFLHWAMCDVKRAEFTIASTSQFVHPRRRDWSLPLLKKFGLPTHFLPKIVPPGTTLGRVRKSLAAATGLTGVKVVTPPSHDTASAVAGVPTAHTGAANWAYLSSGTWSLLGAEVSDPVLSRRALELNLTNEGGIDGTYRLLKNIMGLWLVQQCRRAFAAAGKNYDYDQLAKLAARARPMRSLVDANDPRFLNPPHMPRAIQDFCRETHQPVPQRVGELVRCCYDSLALKYRDTLAALEELTATPCEIIHIVGGGAQSELLNQLTADACQRPVLAGPVEATALGNLLTQVRADGELESLAEMRAVVRASSPVKHYAPRPTASNNLKL, from the coding sequence ATGGCAAACAAAGTTTATCTGGCAGTGGATTTGGGCGCGGAAAGCGGGCGCGTCATCGCGGGCGTTTGGAACGGTAAACGGTTGCGACTGGAGGAAGTCAACCGCTTCCCCAACGGCGGAGTGGTCCTGGCCGATTCACTGCGCTGGGATTTGCTGCGCCTCTGGGCGGAAATCCAGACCGGCCTCGCGCTGGCGCAGAAAAAATATGGGCGCCAGATCGTCTCCATCGGCGCGGATACCTGGGGCGTGGATTTTGTTTTGCTGAACCGACGAAACGAAATCCTCGGCCAGCCCTATCACTATCGCGACGCCCGGACGCGCGGCGCCTTAAAGCGCGCGTTCAAACAAGTGCCGCGCGCAGAAATTTTCGCGCAATCCGGACTGCAATTTCTGGAATTCAATTCGCTCTATCAATTGTTGGCCTGGCAGAGACACGCGCCCGAACTGCTCGACGCCGTGGAGACGCTGCTCTTCATTCCGGACTTTCTGCATTGGGCCATGTGCGACGTGAAACGCGCGGAGTTCACCATCGCTTCGACCTCCCAATTCGTGCATCCGCGCCGCCGCGACTGGTCTTTGCCGTTGCTCAAGAAATTTGGATTGCCGACCCATTTTCTGCCCAAAATCGTTCCTCCCGGAACGACGCTCGGTCGCGTCCGCAAATCGCTGGCGGCGGCAACCGGACTCACCGGTGTGAAAGTGGTGACGCCACCCTCGCACGATACGGCGTCTGCGGTGGCCGGCGTTCCCACCGCGCACACCGGCGCTGCCAACTGGGCCTATCTCAGTTCCGGCACGTGGTCGTTGTTGGGCGCGGAAGTGTCCGATCCAGTGCTGTCCCGGCGCGCGTTGGAACTGAACCTGACCAACGAAGGCGGCATTGATGGCACATATCGGTTGCTTAAAAACATCATGGGCCTTTGGCTGGTGCAACAATGTCGGCGCGCTTTTGCCGCCGCCGGAAAAAATTACGATTACGATCAACTCGCGAAACTCGCCGCCCGGGCGCGCCCGATGCGCTCGCTCGTGGACGCGAACGATCCGCGCTTTCTGAACCCGCCGCACATGCCGCGCGCCATTCAGGATTTCTGCCGGGAGACGCATCAACCCGTGCCGCAGCGCGTCGGCGAATTGGTGCGCTGCTGCTACGACAGCCTGGCGTTGAAATATCGAGACACCCTGGCCGCGCTCGAAGAACTTACGGCGACCCCCTGCGAAATCATCCACATCGTCGGTGGCGGTGCGCAAAGTGAATTGCTGAATCAACTTACCGCCGATGCGTGCCAGCGACCGGTTCTCGCCGGACCGGTTGAAGCGACCGCGCTGGGCAACCTGCTCACGCAAGTTCGCGCCGATGGCGAACTCGAATCGCTGGCCGAAATGCGCGCGGTCGTCCGCGCCTCCAGCCCCGTGAAACACTACGCGCCGCGCCCGACGGCATCGAATAATCTGAAGTTATGA